A window of the Pseudomonas sp. B21_DOA genome harbors these coding sequences:
- the ppx gene encoding exopolyphosphatase, producing MPQSQAKNLSLIAAIDLGSNSFHMVVAKAQNGEIRILERLGEKVQLAAGIDDARQLNEESMQRGLDCLKRFAQLINGMPLGAVRIVGTNALREARNRGEFIRRAEEILGHTVEVISGREEARLIYLGVSHTLADTPGKRLVADIGGGSTEFIIGQRFEPLLRESLQMGCVSFTQRYFKDGKITPARYAQAYTAARLEIMSIEHALHRLTWDEAIGSSGTIRAIGLALKAGGHGSGEVNAEGLAWLKRKLFKLGDADKIDFEGIKPDRRAIFPAGLAILEAIFDALELQRMDHCEGALREGVLYDLLGRHHHEDVRERTLTSLMERYHVDLEQAARVERKALHAFDQVAVDWELDDGIWRELLGWAAKVHEVGLDIAHYHYHKHGAYLIEHSDLAGFSREDQQMLALLVRGHRRNIPKDKFAEFGDDGIKLIRLCVLLRFAILFHHIRGTQAMPQVVLHANGDHLDVQFPENWLDENQLTQADFGLEADWLTRVGIVLTVH from the coding sequence ATGCCGCAATCCCAAGCCAAGAATCTGTCCCTGATCGCCGCAATCGACCTGGGCTCCAACAGCTTTCACATGGTCGTGGCCAAGGCCCAGAACGGCGAAATCCGCATCCTCGAGCGCCTCGGCGAGAAGGTGCAACTGGCCGCCGGCATCGACGACGCGCGCCAGCTCAACGAAGAATCGATGCAGCGCGGCCTCGATTGCCTCAAGCGCTTTGCCCAACTGATCAACGGTATGCCGCTCGGCGCCGTGCGCATCGTCGGCACCAACGCCCTGCGTGAAGCGCGCAACCGCGGCGAATTCATCCGCCGCGCCGAGGAAATCCTCGGCCACACGGTAGAAGTCATCTCCGGCCGTGAAGAAGCGCGCCTGATCTATCTCGGCGTGTCGCACACACTCGCCGACACCCCAGGCAAACGTTTGGTCGCCGACATCGGCGGCGGCAGTACCGAATTCATCATCGGCCAGCGCTTCGAGCCGTTGCTGCGTGAAAGCCTGCAGATGGGCTGTGTGAGTTTCACTCAGCGCTACTTCAAGGACGGCAAGATCACCCCGGCGCGCTACGCCCAGGCCTATACGGCGGCGCGCCTGGAAATCATGAGCATCGAGCACGCCCTGCATCGCCTGACCTGGGATGAAGCCATCGGCTCTTCCGGTACGATTCGCGCCATTGGCCTGGCCCTGAAGGCTGGCGGTCATGGCAGCGGCGAGGTCAACGCCGAAGGCTTGGCGTGGCTCAAGCGCAAGCTGTTCAAGCTGGGCGACGCCGACAAGATCGATTTCGAAGGCATCAAGCCTGACCGCCGCGCGATCTTCCCGGCGGGCCTGGCGATTCTCGAAGCGATCTTCGACGCCCTCGAACTGCAACGCATGGACCATTGCGAAGGCGCGCTGCGTGAAGGCGTGCTCTACGACCTGCTCGGCCGCCATCATCACGAAGACGTGCGCGAACGCACCCTGACCTCATTGATGGAGCGCTATCACGTCGATCTGGAACAGGCGGCGCGGGTCGAGCGCAAGGCCCTGCACGCGTTCGATCAGGTCGCCGTCGACTGGGAACTGGACGACGGCATCTGGCGCGAACTGCTCGGCTGGGCGGCGAAAGTCCACGAAGTCGGCCTCGACATCGCTCACTATCACTACCACAAGCACGGTGCCTACCTGATCGAGCACTCCGATCTGGCCGGCTTCTCGCGAGAAGACCAGCAGATGCTCGCGCTATTGGTGCGAGGCCATCGGCGCAATATCCCCAAGGACAAATTTGCCGAATTCGGCGATGACGGCATCAAGCTGATTCGCCTGTGCGTGCTGCTGCGGTTTGCCATTCTGTTCCATCACATTCGCGGAACCCAGGCGATGCCGCAGGTGGTGCTGCATGCCAATGGCGACCATCTCGATGTGCAATTCCCGGAGAACTGGCTGGATGAAAATCAGCTGACCCAGGCGGATTTCGGACTTGAGGCGGATTGGCTGACGCGGGTGGGGATTGTTCTCACGGTGCACTGA
- a CDS encoding amino acid ABC transporter ATP-binding protein — protein MPLLRISALHKYYGDHHVLKGIDLSVEEGQVVAIIGRSGSGKSTLLRTLNGLESINDGVIEVDGEYLDAARADLRSLRQKVGMVFQQFNLFPHLTVGENVMLAPQVVQKVSKAKAAELAREMLERVGLGEKFDAFPDRLSGGQQQRVAIARALAMSPKVLLCDEITSALDPELVNEVLSVVRQLAKEGMTLIMVTHEMRFAREVGDKLVFMHHGKVHEAGDPKVLFANPQTAELANFIGTVEATA, from the coding sequence ATGCCTCTGCTTAGAATTTCCGCCCTGCATAAATATTACGGCGATCACCACGTACTCAAAGGCATCGACCTCAGCGTCGAGGAAGGTCAGGTCGTGGCGATCATCGGCCGCAGTGGCTCGGGCAAATCGACCCTGTTGCGCACGCTCAATGGCCTGGAGTCGATCAACGACGGCGTGATCGAAGTCGACGGCGAATACCTCGACGCCGCCCGCGCCGATCTGCGCAGCCTGCGACAGAAAGTCGGCATGGTCTTTCAGCAGTTCAACCTGTTCCCGCACCTGACCGTCGGCGAAAACGTCATGCTCGCCCCGCAAGTGGTGCAGAAAGTATCCAAGGCCAAGGCAGCCGAACTGGCGCGCGAAATGCTCGAGCGGGTCGGGCTCGGGGAAAAATTCGATGCCTTTCCGGATCGCCTGTCCGGCGGCCAGCAACAGCGCGTGGCGATTGCCCGGGCCCTGGCGATGTCGCCGAAGGTGCTGCTGTGCGATGAAATCACCTCGGCCCTCGACCCTGAGCTGGTCAACGAAGTGCTCAGCGTGGTGCGGCAATTGGCCAAGGAAGGCATGACACTGATCATGGTCACCCACGAAATGCGCTTTGCCCGCGAAGTCGGAGACAAACTGGTGTTCATGCACCACGGCAAGGTGCATGAGGCGGGCGATCCGAAGGTGTTGTTTGCCAATCCGCAGACGGCAGAGCTGGCGAACTTTATTGGCACGGTGGAGGCGACAGCCTGA
- the ppk1 gene encoding polyphosphate kinase 1 — MNTEGLTEVAVKEAQPVVEQITETPPELEPAPPAPVAETAAAVPAIAIPGLDDSSLYIHRELSQLQFNIRVLEQALDESYPLLERLKFLLIFSSNLDEFFEIRVAGLKKQITFAREQAGADGLQPHQALARISELVHGHVDRQYAILNDILLPELEKHQVRFIRRRNWTTKLKTWVRRYFRDEIAPIITPIGLDPTHPFPLLVNKSLNFIVELEGIDAFGRDSGLAIIPAPRLLPRIIKVPEEVGGAGDNYVFLSSMIHAHADDLFQGMKVKGCYQFRLTRNADLALDSEDVEDLARALRGELFSRRYGDAVRLEVADTCPKHLSDYLLKQFNLSETELYQVNGPVNLTRLFSITGLDSHPELQYTPFTPQIPKLLQNSENIFSVVSKQDILLLHPFESFTPVVDLLRQAAKDPHVLAVRQTLYRSGANSEIVDALVDAARNGKEVTAVIELRARFDEESNLQLASRLQAAGAVVIYGVVGFKTHAKMMLILRREAGEIVRYAHLGTGNYHAGNAKLYTDYSLLTSDDALCEDVGKLFSQLIGMGKTLRMKKLLHAPFTLKKGMLDMIARETQFALEGKPAHIIAKFNSLTDPKIIRALYKASQSGVRIDLVVRGMCCLRPGIAGVSHNIHVRSIIGRFLEHTRVFYFLNGGDEQMFLSSADWMERNLDKRVETCFPVEGKKLLTRVKKELELYLTDNTHSWSLQSDGRYIRNTPTGNQNPRSAQATLLERLGSPILPVSS; from the coding sequence ATGAATACCGAAGGACTCACTGAAGTTGCCGTAAAAGAAGCTCAGCCGGTGGTCGAGCAAATCACCGAAACTCCGCCGGAACTGGAGCCTGCGCCACCCGCGCCGGTCGCCGAAACCGCCGCGGCGGTGCCGGCGATCGCCATTCCCGGCCTGGATGACAGCAGCCTGTACATCCACCGCGAGCTATCGCAATTGCAGTTCAACATCCGCGTGCTGGAACAGGCGCTGGACGAGTCCTACCCGTTGCTGGAGCGGCTGAAGTTCCTGCTGATCTTCTCCAGCAACCTCGATGAATTCTTTGAAATCCGCGTCGCCGGGCTGAAAAAGCAGATCACCTTCGCCCGCGAACAGGCCGGCGCTGACGGCTTGCAGCCGCATCAGGCGCTGGCGCGGATCAGCGAGCTGGTTCACGGTCACGTTGACCGCCAGTACGCGATCCTCAACGACATCCTCCTGCCGGAGCTGGAAAAGCATCAGGTGCGCTTCATCCGTCGGCGCAACTGGACGACCAAGCTCAAGACCTGGGTCCGCCGCTATTTCCGCGACGAGATCGCGCCAATCATCACCCCGATCGGCCTCGACCCGACGCACCCGTTCCCGCTGCTGGTGAACAAGAGCCTGAACTTCATCGTCGAGCTCGAAGGCATCGACGCCTTCGGTCGCGACTCCGGTCTGGCGATCATTCCGGCGCCGCGTCTGCTGCCGCGGATCATCAAGGTGCCGGAAGAAGTCGGCGGCGCCGGCGACAACTATGTGTTCCTGTCGTCGATGATCCACGCCCACGCCGATGACCTGTTCCAGGGCATGAAGGTGAAAGGCTGCTACCAGTTCCGTCTGACCCGCAACGCCGACCTGGCGCTCGACTCCGAAGACGTCGAAGACCTCGCCCGCGCCCTGCGTGGTGAGTTGTTCTCGCGGCGTTACGGTGACGCGGTGCGTCTGGAAGTCGCCGACACTTGCCCAAAACACCTCTCGGACTACCTGCTCAAGCAGTTCAACCTGAGCGAGACCGAGCTGTACCAGGTCAACGGCCCGGTCAACCTGACGCGCCTGTTCAGCATCACCGGTCTGGACAGCCATCCGGAGCTGCAATACACGCCGTTCACGCCGCAGATCCCGAAACTGCTACAGAACAGCGAAAACATCTTCAGCGTGGTCAGCAAGCAGGACATCCTCCTGCTGCACCCGTTCGAGTCGTTCACCCCGGTGGTCGACCTGCTGCGTCAGGCGGCGAAAGACCCGCACGTTCTCGCCGTTCGCCAGACCCTGTACCGCTCCGGCGCCAACTCCGAGATCGTCGATGCGCTGGTCGACGCCGCGCGTAACGGCAAGGAAGTCACGGCGGTGATCGAGCTGCGCGCGCGCTTCGACGAAGAGTCCAACCTGCAACTGGCCAGCCGTCTGCAAGCGGCGGGTGCCGTGGTGATCTACGGTGTGGTCGGCTTCAAGACCCACGCCAAGATGATGCTGATTCTGCGCCGCGAGGCTGGCGAGATCGTCCGTTACGCGCACCTCGGCACCGGCAACTATCACGCCGGTAACGCCAAGCTCTACACCGACTACAGCCTGCTGACCTCCGATGACGCCTTGTGCGAGGACGTCGGCAAACTGTTCAGCCAGTTGATCGGCATGGGCAAGACGCTGCGCATGAAAAAGCTGCTGCATGCGCCGTTCACCCTGAAGAAGGGCATGCTCGACATGATTGCCCGCGAAACCCAGTTCGCCCTCGAAGGCAAACCGGCGCACATCATCGCCAAGTTCAACTCGCTGACCGATCCGAAGATCATCCGCGCGCTGTACAAGGCCAGTCAGTCCGGGGTGCGCATCGATCTGGTGGTGCGCGGCATGTGCTGCCTGCGCCCGGGCATCGCCGGGGTCTCGCACAACATTCATGTGCGCTCGATCATTGGCCGCTTCCTCGAGCACACGCGGGTGTTCTACTTCCTCAACGGCGGCGACGAGCAGATGTTCCTCTCCAGCGCCGACTGGATGGAGCGCAACCTCGACAAGCGCGTCGAGACCTGCTTCCCGGTGGAAGGCAAGAAGCTGCTGACCCGCGTCAAGAAGGAGCTGGAGCTGTACCTGACCGACAACACCCACAGCTGGAGTTTGCAGTCGGACGGCCGCTACATCCGCAACACGCCCACTGGCAACCAGAACCCGCGCAGTGCGCAGGCGACGTTGCTGGAGCGGTTGGGCAGCCCGATATTGCCGGTGAGCAGTTGA
- a CDS encoding amino acid ABC transporter permease — protein sequence MSDFTFWDILRNLLTGLQWTLALSLVAFIGGGLVGLLILVMRISKNTLPSSIARTWIELFQGTPLLMQLFLVFFGVALAGIEISPWMAAAIALTLFTSAYLAEIWRGCVEAIPHGQWEASSSLALSPLEQLRYVILPQALRIAVAPTVGFSVQVVKGTAVTSIIGFTELTKTGGMLANATFEPFMVYGLVALGYFLLCYPLSLSARYLERRLHASA from the coding sequence ATGAGCGACTTCACTTTCTGGGACATCCTGCGCAACCTGCTCACCGGCCTGCAATGGACCCTGGCGCTGTCGCTGGTGGCGTTCATCGGCGGCGGCCTCGTCGGCCTGCTGATTCTGGTGATGCGCATTTCGAAGAACACGCTGCCAAGCAGTATCGCCCGCACCTGGATCGAGCTGTTCCAGGGCACGCCGCTGCTGATGCAGCTGTTTCTGGTGTTCTTCGGTGTGGCGCTGGCCGGGATCGAGATTTCGCCATGGATGGCCGCCGCGATCGCCTTGACCTTGTTCACCAGCGCCTATCTGGCGGAGATCTGGCGCGGCTGCGTCGAGGCCATTCCCCACGGTCAGTGGGAAGCCTCGTCGAGCCTGGCGCTCAGTCCGCTGGAGCAGCTGCGCTACGTGATTCTGCCGCAAGCGCTGCGCATCGCCGTGGCGCCGACCGTGGGCTTCTCGGTGCAAGTGGTCAAAGGCACAGCGGTGACCTCGATCATCGGCTTCACCGAACTGACGAAGACCGGCGGCATGCTCGCCAATGCCACGTTCGAACCGTTCATGGTCTATGGCCTCGTCGCCCTCGGCTACTTCCTGCTCTGCTACCCCTTGTCCCTCAGTGCGCGCTACTTGGAAAGGAGACTGCATGCCTCTGCTTAG
- a CDS encoding acyltransferase — protein sequence MHTFGNRRDIDGLRALAVLPVVLFHFGFNTFSGGFVGVDVFFVISGFLITSILFREISAKRFSFVDFWARRARRIIPALTVVMLVTLALGWLLLTAKDFSELGRTVRYQSLFISNILFMREDGYFQPASDLKPLLHTWSLAVEEQYYIFFPLLMAVLVRYVRHWRWMLLGLLLISFGLNIAWIEHKPEFTFFSLPTRAWELLCGAMLAVMPAPRQAVRPWLYQMVGIAGLAAVLLAVFTFDRSTVFPGWAALLPVLGTTALIWSGAQGPSWAARLLSLRPLVWIGLLSYSLYLWHWPIYVYANAISIDGIQPLEALAWMVLAVGLAWLSLRYIELPFREKRLLGERKSILAGAVVAIAVLVAVGSAIRSADGIPGRLSGKALEYAQAREWRAGQMKCMVVTQDKSIDKACLVGGEQSTPPTQAFWGDSHAAALMPAIEANARRDGRSVWLFSMSACPPILSDEPRQRCKDFNQQTMDKVLSLGIKDVVLASNWSLYVYGREDGDRKVLLNAHDDTAQAEERMAAALRARVAALRAAGVQVWLFKEVPLQRKGAINRLTSLARIGRSAEGLGRPLDEHLARQHFLGNLFTSMSEADPGVHVIDPTPMMCADGVCSIEVNGHSQYKDEDHLSDIGSARLSPLFAPVLLGTNRD from the coding sequence ATGCACACGTTTGGCAATCGCCGTGATATCGACGGCTTACGCGCGCTCGCGGTACTTCCCGTCGTGCTCTTTCATTTCGGATTCAATACATTCAGCGGCGGCTTTGTCGGCGTGGATGTTTTCTTCGTCATCTCCGGATTCCTGATCACCTCGATCCTGTTCCGTGAAATCAGCGCCAAGCGTTTCAGCTTTGTCGATTTCTGGGCGCGCCGTGCCCGCCGCATTATTCCGGCCCTGACGGTGGTCATGCTGGTGACGCTGGCGCTGGGTTGGCTGCTGCTGACAGCGAAGGATTTCTCCGAACTTGGCCGGACGGTGCGTTATCAGTCGCTGTTTATCTCCAATATCCTGTTCATGCGCGAGGACGGCTACTTCCAGCCGGCCTCCGATCTGAAACCGTTGTTGCACACCTGGTCGCTGGCGGTTGAAGAGCAGTACTACATCTTCTTCCCGTTGCTGATGGCGGTGCTGGTTCGCTATGTCAGACACTGGCGCTGGATGTTGCTGGGATTGCTGCTGATTTCCTTTGGCCTGAACATCGCCTGGATTGAGCACAAGCCGGAATTCACCTTTTTCTCTCTGCCGACCCGTGCCTGGGAATTGTTGTGCGGGGCAATGCTTGCGGTAATGCCTGCGCCGAGACAGGCCGTACGACCATGGCTGTACCAGATGGTCGGCATTGCCGGTCTGGCAGCGGTGCTGCTCGCCGTGTTCACGTTTGATCGCTCAACGGTGTTTCCCGGATGGGCGGCGTTGCTGCCGGTATTGGGCACCACTGCCCTGATCTGGTCAGGCGCCCAGGGACCAAGCTGGGCCGCGCGACTGTTGAGCCTGCGACCGCTGGTCTGGATCGGCCTGCTGTCTTATTCGCTGTATCTGTGGCACTGGCCGATTTACGTTTACGCCAACGCCATTTCCATCGACGGTATCCAGCCGCTCGAGGCGCTCGCCTGGATGGTGCTGGCAGTGGGTCTGGCGTGGCTGAGCCTGCGCTACATCGAATTGCCGTTTCGAGAAAAGCGTTTGCTGGGCGAACGTAAATCGATACTGGCGGGTGCGGTAGTGGCCATTGCTGTACTGGTCGCGGTCGGTTCGGCGATTCGCTCGGCCGACGGTATCCCCGGGCGCCTGAGCGGCAAGGCTCTGGAATATGCGCAGGCCCGCGAATGGCGTGCCGGGCAGATGAAATGCATGGTGGTGACGCAAGACAAATCGATCGACAAGGCCTGTCTGGTCGGCGGCGAACAGAGTACGCCGCCGACCCAGGCGTTCTGGGGTGACAGCCATGCGGCTGCGTTGATGCCGGCCATCGAGGCCAATGCCCGCCGCGACGGTCGTTCGGTGTGGTTGTTCAGTATGAGCGCCTGTCCGCCGATTCTCAGCGACGAGCCGCGCCAGCGGTGCAAGGACTTCAACCAGCAGACCATGGACAAAGTGCTCAGCCTTGGCATCAAGGACGTGGTATTGGCGTCCAATTGGAGTCTTTACGTCTATGGTCGCGAGGATGGCGACAGAAAGGTTTTGCTCAACGCCCATGACGATACCGCCCAGGCTGAGGAACGCATGGCCGCCGCGTTGCGCGCGCGGGTGGCCGCCTTGCGCGCAGCCGGCGTGCAGGTCTGGCTGTTCAAGGAGGTGCCGCTGCAACGCAAGGGCGCCATTAACCGCCTAACCAGTCTGGCAAGGATTGGCCGGTCCGCCGAAGGTCTGGGGCGTCCGCTTGATGAGCATCTGGCGCGCCAGCATTTTCTCGGCAACTTGTTCACGTCCATGAGCGAAGCCGATCCGGGTGTTCACGTCATCGACCCGACGCCGATGATGTGTGCTGACGGGGTCTGCAGCATTGAGGTCAACGGCCACTCGCAGTACAAGGATGAGGACCATCTCTCGGACATTGGCAGCGCCAGGCTGAGCCCGTTGTTTGCGCCGGTATTGCTGGGCACAAATCGAGATTGA
- a CDS encoding amino acid ABC transporter permease produces the protein MAYQFDFLPVVENTDLLLRGALFTLELTAIGALLGVGVGIVGALVRAWQIRPFSAIFGVYVELIRNTPFLVQLFFIFFGLPSLGMQISEWQAAVLAMVINLGAYSTEIIRAGIQAIPRGQLEAAAALAMTRFEAFRHVVLLPALGKVWPALSSQIIIVMLGSAVCSQIATEELSFAANFIQSRNFRAFETYALTTLIYLCMALLIRQLLNWFGRRFIARSSQ, from the coding sequence ATGGCTTATCAGTTCGATTTTTTGCCGGTGGTGGAAAACACCGACCTGCTGCTGCGCGGCGCCCTGTTCACGCTCGAGCTGACCGCCATCGGCGCATTGCTCGGGGTCGGCGTCGGGATTGTCGGGGCGCTGGTGCGGGCGTGGCAGATCCGCCCGTTCTCGGCGATCTTCGGCGTCTACGTCGAGTTGATCCGCAACACGCCGTTTCTGGTGCAACTGTTCTTCATCTTCTTCGGCCTGCCGTCGCTCGGCATGCAGATCTCGGAGTGGCAGGCGGCGGTGCTGGCGATGGTGATCAACCTTGGCGCCTATTCGACCGAAATCATCCGTGCCGGCATCCAGGCGATTCCGCGCGGGCAACTGGAAGCGGCTGCGGCACTGGCGATGACGCGCTTCGAAGCGTTCCGCCACGTCGTCCTGCTGCCGGCGCTGGGCAAGGTCTGGCCGGCGCTGAGCAGCCAGATCATCATCGTCATGCTCGGCTCGGCGGTGTGTTCGCAGATCGCCACGGAAGAATTGAGCTTCGCCGCCAACTTCATTCAGTCACGCAACTTCCGCGCCTTTGAAACCTACGCGCTGACCACCCTGATCTACCTGTGCATGGCGCTGCTGATCCGCCAATTGCTCAACTGGTTCGGCCGGCGGTTCATTGCGAGGAGCAGCCAATGA
- the rho gene encoding transcription termination factor Rho: MNLTELKQKPITELLELAEQMGIENMARSRKQDVIFSLLKKHAKSGEEISGDGVLEILQDGFGFLRSADASYLAGPDDIYVSPSQIRRFNLRTGDTIVGKIRPPKEGERYFALLKVDTINFDRPENAKNKILFENLTPLFPTVRMKMEAGNGSTEDLTGRVIDLCAPIGKGQRGLIVAPPKAGKTIMLQNIAANIARNNPEVHLIVLLIDERPEEVTEMQRTVRGEVVASTFDEPPTRHVQVAEMVIEKAKRLVEHKKDVVILLDSITRLARAYNTVIPSSGKVLTGGVDAHALEKPKRFFGAARNIEEGGSLTIIATALVETGSKMDEVIYEEFKGTGNMELPLDRKIAEKRVFPAININRSGTRREELLTADDELQRMWILRKLLHPMDEVAAIEFLVDKLKTTKTNDEFFLSMKRK, encoded by the coding sequence ATGAATCTGACTGAACTCAAGCAAAAGCCGATTACCGAACTGCTCGAATTAGCCGAACAGATGGGCATAGAAAATATGGCCCGTTCGCGCAAGCAGGACGTGATTTTCTCCCTGCTGAAAAAACACGCGAAAAGCGGCGAGGAAATCTCCGGTGATGGCGTGCTGGAGATTCTCCAGGACGGCTTCGGCTTCCTGCGCTCCGCAGACGCTTCCTACCTCGCCGGCCCTGACGACATCTACGTCTCGCCGAGCCAGATCCGCCGCTTCAACTTGCGCACCGGTGACACCATCGTTGGCAAGATTCGTCCTCCGAAGGAAGGCGAGCGGTATTTCGCCCTGCTCAAGGTCGACACGATCAACTTTGATCGTCCGGAGAACGCGAAAAACAAGATTCTCTTCGAGAACCTGACTCCGCTGTTCCCGACCGTGCGCATGAAGATGGAAGCCGGTAACGGTTCGACCGAAGACCTCACTGGTCGTGTGATCGACCTGTGTGCACCGATCGGCAAAGGTCAGCGTGGCCTGATCGTCGCACCGCCGAAAGCCGGTAAAACCATCATGCTGCAGAACATCGCAGCGAACATCGCCCGTAACAATCCTGAAGTTCACCTGATCGTGCTGTTGATCGACGAGCGTCCGGAAGAAGTGACCGAAATGCAGCGCACCGTGCGCGGCGAAGTGGTTGCCTCGACCTTCGACGAGCCGCCGACCCGTCACGTGCAGGTTGCTGAAATGGTGATCGAGAAGGCCAAGCGCCTGGTCGAACACAAGAAAGACGTGGTGATCCTCCTCGACTCCATCACCCGTCTGGCCCGAGCCTACAACACCGTGATCCCGAGCTCCGGCAAGGTCCTGACCGGTGGTGTCGATGCCCACGCCCTGGAGAAGCCGAAGCGTTTCTTCGGCGCCGCGCGTAACATCGAAGAAGGCGGCTCGCTGACCATTATCGCCACCGCGCTGGTTGAAACCGGCTCGAAGATGGACGAAGTGATCTACGAAGAGTTCAAGGGTACCGGCAACATGGAACTGCCGCTGGATCGCAAGATCGCCGAGAAGCGTGTGTTCCCGGCCATCAACATCAACCGCTCCGGCACCCGCCGCGAAGAGTTGCTGACTGCCGACGACGAGCTGCAGCGCATGTGGATTCTGCGCAAGCTGCTGCACCCGATGGACGAAGTCGCCGCCATCGAGTTCCTGGTCGACAAACTGAAAACGACCAAGACCAACGACGAGTTCTTCTTGTCGATGAAGCGCAAGTAG
- a CDS encoding transporter substrate-binding domain-containing protein: MTQRYSALLASLFAGLLLCQAPAHADGLDDVVKRGTLKVAVPQDFPPFGSVGPDMKPRGLDIDTAKLLADQLKVKLELTPVNSTNRIPFLTTGKVDLVISSLGKNAEREKVIDFSRAYAPFYLAVFGPPDAAITSLDDLKGKTISVTRGAIEDIELSKVAPEGVTIKRFEDNNSTIAAYLAGQVDLIASGNVVMVAISEKNPKRVPALKVKLKDSPVYVGVNKNEAALLARVNDILNTAKADGALEKNSQTWLKEPLPADL, encoded by the coding sequence ATGACCCAGCGTTACAGCGCCCTCCTCGCTTCCCTGTTTGCCGGCCTGCTGCTTTGCCAGGCTCCCGCTCACGCCGACGGTCTGGACGACGTGGTCAAACGCGGCACGCTGAAAGTCGCCGTGCCCCAGGACTTCCCGCCCTTCGGCTCGGTCGGCCCGGACATGAAGCCGCGCGGTCTGGATATCGACACGGCGAAACTGCTGGCTGACCAACTCAAGGTCAAACTCGAGCTTACGCCGGTCAACAGCACCAACCGCATTCCGTTCCTCACCACCGGTAAGGTCGATCTGGTGATTTCCAGCCTTGGCAAAAACGCCGAGCGCGAGAAGGTCATCGACTTCTCCCGCGCCTATGCGCCGTTCTACCTCGCCGTGTTCGGTCCGCCAGACGCTGCGATCACCAGCCTCGACGACCTCAAGGGCAAGACCATCAGCGTCACCCGTGGCGCCATCGAAGACATCGAGCTGAGCAAAGTCGCCCCCGAAGGCGTGACCATCAAACGTTTCGAAGACAACAACTCGACCATCGCCGCTTATCTGGCAGGGCAAGTCGATCTGATCGCCAGCGGCAACGTAGTGATGGTGGCCATCAGCGAGAAGAACCCCAAGCGCGTACCGGCGCTGAAAGTGAAGCTCAAGGATTCGCCGGTCTACGTCGGTGTGAACAAGAACGAAGCGGCGCTGCTGGCCAGGGTCAACGACATCCTCAACACCGCCAAGGCTGACGGCGCACTGGAAAAGAACTCGCAGACCTGGCTGAAAGAGCCGCTGCCGGCCGATCTCTGA
- the trxA gene encoding thioredoxin TrxA, which produces MSSDLIKHVSDASFEADVLKAEGAVLVDYWAEWCGPCKMIAPVLDEIAETYKGKLTVAKLNIDENQETPAKHGVRGIPTLMLFKNGNVEATKVGALSKSQLAAFLDANI; this is translated from the coding sequence ATGAGCAGCGATCTGATCAAACACGTTAGCGACGCTAGCTTCGAAGCCGACGTACTCAAGGCCGAAGGCGCTGTCCTGGTCGACTACTGGGCTGAATGGTGCGGCCCTTGCAAAATGATCGCACCGGTTCTGGACGAGATTGCCGAGACTTACAAAGGCAAGCTGACCGTCGCCAAACTGAACATCGACGAAAACCAGGAAACCCCGGCCAAGCATGGCGTGCGTGGTATTCCGACGCTGATGCTGTTCAAGAACGGCAACGTTGAAGCGACCAAGGTCGGCGCACTGTCGAAGTCGCAGCTGGCGGCTTTCCTCGACGCCAACATCTGA